In a single window of the Elaeis guineensis isolate ETL-2024a chromosome 8, EG11, whole genome shotgun sequence genome:
- the LOC105050882 gene encoding protection of telomeres protein 1a isoform X1, with translation MESSRSPAKKARVLEGETRTSGTSTEYFYLPLTDALKMINAKVNLFASVSEIREPRRSRGTDYVLTLKIRDQSYSALGLSVNFFAENTTKLPHVRSTGDIIGLHHVVMKIHNGEFYCVYNKRFSSFALFEGKTAESFSAYQTSTGYKATDHDNEFLSQLRTWLLNYLHDAVLNEYSLELNRIKIGHCFDLICKVLHLCETSNSEWVLFVWDGTDTPPISFTMELDNEGKTPSPLHVEEFSLSREVLHAFPRVGTVLRVFANKYFKEVPQLQGGGHWVKLCNMVCELQSDMWKGVLQPSSKIHLLSDQDDTILHRLKMYNDRITSKPKCQPFMSFPQPSDITDTDFRHAAFATLMDSLTHPEVTHRCKCIVRVAAAYPWRGEDLRSPVDGHYRIRLTLEDPTTRIHAYVYREDGEYFFGGYPTNDELARKMNMLLGITDGAGQVRAARDPPWAWCCLKSYYLDKNNPWETRRYRIFATKLTG, from the exons ATGGAATCGAGTCGATCTCCGGCGAAGAAAGCTAGGGTTTTGGAAGGGGAAACGAGAACGAGTGGGACCTCGACGGAATATTTCTACCTCCCGCTCACGGATGCGTTGAAGATGATTAACGCGAAGGTGAATCTCTTCGCTTCCGTCTCCGAGATCAGGGAGCCGAGACGGAGCAGAGGAACCG ACTATGTTCTCACACTAAAGATAAGGGACCAGTCTTACTCAGCACTTGGGCTTTCTGTAAACTTCTTTGCTGAGAATACAACAAAGTTACCTCATGTTAGGTCAACTGGCGATATAATCGGTCTTCATCATGTTGTG ATGAAAATCCACAATGGAGAATTTTATTGTGTTTACAACAAGAGGTTCTCTTCGTTTGCACTATTTGAAGGCAAAACTGCTGAGAGTTTCAGTGCTTATCAGACTTCCACAGGGTACAAAGCTACTGATCATGACAATGAATTTTTGTCACAGCTAAGGACATGGTTGCTCAATTATCTGCATGATGCAG TTCTGAATGAATACTCATTGGAGCTAAATAGAATCAAGATTGGTCATTGTTTTGATCTAATATGCAAG GTTCTTCATTTGTGCGAAACTTCTAACAGTGAATGGGTGCTCTTTGTGTGGGATGGAACGGATACCCCTCCTATAAGCTTCACAATGGA GCTGGATAATGAAGGGAAAACTCCATCTCCTTTACATGttgaagaattttctctttcAAGAGAAGTCCTGCACGCATTTCCTCGAGTTGGGACAGTCTTAAGGgtatttgctaataaatattTCAAAGAGGTTCCACAATTGCAGGGAGGTGGCCACTGGGTTAAATTATGCAATATGGTATGTGAGCTGCAGTCTGATATGTGGAAGGGTGTATTGCAGCCTTCCAGTAAAATCCATCTTCTATCTGATCAAGATGACACCATATTACATCGTTTAAA GATGTATAATGATCGTATTACATCTAAGCCAAAGTGCCAACCTTTTATGAGCTTTCCTCAGCCATCTGATATTACAG ATACAGATTTCAGGCATGCTGCCTTTGCGACATTGATGGATTCGCTCACCCATCCTGAG GTAACGCATAGGTGCAAGTGCATTGTTCGAGTGGCAGCGGCTTATCCTTGGCGAGGTGAAGACCTCCGTTCTCCAGTTGATGGGCACTACCGGATCAGATTGactttggaagatcctacaacaAGAATTCATGCATATGTGTATAGAGAAGATGGG GAATATTTTTTTGGTGGCTACCCAACAAATGATGAACTAGCTAGAAAGATGAACATGCTACTGGGTATAACTGATGGTGCTGGCCAAGTCCGTGCTGCTAGAGACCCACCATGGGCATGGTGCTGCTTGAAATCTTATTATTTGGACAAAAACAACCCATGGGAAACCAGGAGGTACCGGATCTTTGCCACCAAGCTAACTGGGTGA
- the LOC105050882 gene encoding protection of telomeres protein 1a isoform X2 — translation MESSRSPAKKARVLEGETRTSGTSTEYFYLPLTDALKMINAKVNLFASVSEIREPRRSRGTDYVLTLKIRDQSYSALGLSVNFFAENTTKLPHVRSTGDIIGLHHVVMKIHNGEFYCVYNKRFSSFALFEGKTAESFSAYQTSTGYKATDHDNEFLSQLRTWLLNYLHDAVLNEYSLELNRIKIGHCFDLICKVLHLCETSNSEWVLFVWDGTDTPPISFTMELDNEGKTPSPLHVEEFSLSREVLHAFPRVGTVLRVFANKYFKEVPQLQGGGHWVKLCNMVCELQSDMWKGVLQPSSKIHLLSDQDDTILHRLKMYNDRITSKPKCQPFMSFPQPSDITDTDFRHAAFATLMDSLTHPEVTHRCKCIVRVAAAYPWRGEDLRSPVDGHYRIRLTLEDPTTRIHAYVYREDGIQHIPGIFFWWLPNK, via the exons ATGGAATCGAGTCGATCTCCGGCGAAGAAAGCTAGGGTTTTGGAAGGGGAAACGAGAACGAGTGGGACCTCGACGGAATATTTCTACCTCCCGCTCACGGATGCGTTGAAGATGATTAACGCGAAGGTGAATCTCTTCGCTTCCGTCTCCGAGATCAGGGAGCCGAGACGGAGCAGAGGAACCG ACTATGTTCTCACACTAAAGATAAGGGACCAGTCTTACTCAGCACTTGGGCTTTCTGTAAACTTCTTTGCTGAGAATACAACAAAGTTACCTCATGTTAGGTCAACTGGCGATATAATCGGTCTTCATCATGTTGTG ATGAAAATCCACAATGGAGAATTTTATTGTGTTTACAACAAGAGGTTCTCTTCGTTTGCACTATTTGAAGGCAAAACTGCTGAGAGTTTCAGTGCTTATCAGACTTCCACAGGGTACAAAGCTACTGATCATGACAATGAATTTTTGTCACAGCTAAGGACATGGTTGCTCAATTATCTGCATGATGCAG TTCTGAATGAATACTCATTGGAGCTAAATAGAATCAAGATTGGTCATTGTTTTGATCTAATATGCAAG GTTCTTCATTTGTGCGAAACTTCTAACAGTGAATGGGTGCTCTTTGTGTGGGATGGAACGGATACCCCTCCTATAAGCTTCACAATGGA GCTGGATAATGAAGGGAAAACTCCATCTCCTTTACATGttgaagaattttctctttcAAGAGAAGTCCTGCACGCATTTCCTCGAGTTGGGACAGTCTTAAGGgtatttgctaataaatattTCAAAGAGGTTCCACAATTGCAGGGAGGTGGCCACTGGGTTAAATTATGCAATATGGTATGTGAGCTGCAGTCTGATATGTGGAAGGGTGTATTGCAGCCTTCCAGTAAAATCCATCTTCTATCTGATCAAGATGACACCATATTACATCGTTTAAA GATGTATAATGATCGTATTACATCTAAGCCAAAGTGCCAACCTTTTATGAGCTTTCCTCAGCCATCTGATATTACAG ATACAGATTTCAGGCATGCTGCCTTTGCGACATTGATGGATTCGCTCACCCATCCTGAG GTAACGCATAGGTGCAAGTGCATTGTTCGAGTGGCAGCGGCTTATCCTTGGCGAGGTGAAGACCTCCGTTCTCCAGTTGATGGGCACTACCGGATCAGATTGactttggaagatcctacaacaAGAATTCATGCATATGTGTATAGAGAAGATGGG ATCCAACACATACCAGGAATATTTTTTTGGTGGCTACCCAACAAATGA